In Brachyhypopomus gauderio isolate BG-103 chromosome 11, BGAUD_0.2, whole genome shotgun sequence, a single genomic region encodes these proteins:
- the lamp2 gene encoding lysosome-associated membrane glycoprotein 2 isoform X1, with amino-acid sequence MFRCVCAPLVLVVLSGVMCTDVLLSDYQWIVPTSATEETGTPLILFPHSFTDGVTDTTPTSEPTTPTVTETTPESQTTATTTTTTTAQTNATTTAATTAQTNATTTAATTAQTNATTTAATTPHTNATTTAATTPHTNATTTAATTPHTNATTTAATSTPSPTTTAPPLPNPTVGDYSVRADPNASICLMAKMGLQFSFISSVGAKMQTINVDPSPNVTAANGTCGSFGSDAVLTLTSDKIAVQFTFTNQTNKFHLRVLNFTVDIGNGTKFVEINSNLSLWEASLGSSYMCRKEQSYNITDKLTLNTFELQVQPFGVIDDKFSTAEHCQDDPSDSFIVPIAVGVALCVLVLVVLVAYFIGRKRSQTSGYQQFG; translated from the exons GTGTCATGTGTACTGATGTGCTTCTGTCAGACTATCAATGGATCGTTCCTACTTCAGCTACAGAAGAAACCGGTACACCACTCATCTTGTTCCCACACAGTTTTACTGATGGAGTAACAGACACCACACCTACCAGTgaacccactacacccaccgtTACTGAAACGACTCCCGAATCTCAGACCACGGCTACAACCACGACTACAACCACGGCTCAGACCAATGCTACAACCACGGCTGCAACCACGGCTCAGACCAATGCTACAACCACGGCTGCAACCACGGCTCAGACCAATGCTACAACCACGGCTGCAACCACGCCTCACACCAATGCTACAACCACGGCTGCAACCACGCCTCACACCAATGCTACAACCACGGCTGCAACCACGCCTCACACCAATGCTACAACCACGGCTGCAACCTCTACCCCGTCCCCTACAACCACAGCTCCTCCACTGCCCAACCCCACGGTCGGAGACTATTCTGTCAGGGCTGATCCCAACGCCTCCATCTGCCTGATGGCAAAGATGGGGCTCCAGTTTAGCTTCATTTCAAGTGTG GGAGCGAAAATGCAGACTATTAATGTTGATCCGAGTCCCAACGTTACAGCAGCCAATGGCACGTGTGGAAGTTTTGGTAGTGATGCTGTGCTCACGCTGACTTCTGACAAAATTGCAGTTCAGTTCACGTTTACCAAT CAGACAAATAAGTTCCACTTGAGGGTGCTGAATTTCACTGTGGACATTGGAAATG GAACCAAGTTTGTGGAAATCAACTCCAACCTGTCTCTGTGGGAGGCGTCCCTGGGCAGCTCCTACATGTGCAGGAAAGAGCAGAGCTACAACATCACGGACAAGCTCACCCTGAACACGTTTGAGCTTCAGGTCCAGCCCTTTGGTGTGATCGATGACAAGTTCAGCACAG CTGAACACTGCCAGGATGACCCGTCCGACAGCTTCATCGTCCCCATAGCAGTCGGCGTTGCCCTGTGTGTCCTTGTGCTGGTTGTCTTGGTCGCCTATTTTATTGGCAGGAAAAGGAGCCAGACTTCTGGCTATCAACAGTTCGGTTAA
- the lamp2 gene encoding lysosome-associated membrane glycoprotein 2 isoform X2: protein MFRCVCAPLVLVVLSGVMCTDVLLSDYQWIVPTSATEETGTPLILFPHSFTDGVTDTTPTSEPTTPTVTETTPESQTTATTTTTTTAQTNATTTAATTAQTNATTTAATTAQTNATTTAATTPHTNATTTAATTPHTNATTTAATTPHTNATTTAATSTPSPTTTAPPLPNPTVGDYSVRADPNASICLMAKMGLQFSFISSVGAKMQTINVDPSPNVTAANGTCGSFGSDAVLTLTSDKIAVQFTFTNQTNKFHLRVLNFTVDIGNGTKFVEINSNLSLWEASLGSSYMCRKEQSYNITDKLTLNTFELQVQPFGVIDDKFSTAEECFLDADLSFLVPIAVGVALGLLIVLVLISYLIGRRKSRTGYQSV from the exons GTGTCATGTGTACTGATGTGCTTCTGTCAGACTATCAATGGATCGTTCCTACTTCAGCTACAGAAGAAACCGGTACACCACTCATCTTGTTCCCACACAGTTTTACTGATGGAGTAACAGACACCACACCTACCAGTgaacccactacacccaccgtTACTGAAACGACTCCCGAATCTCAGACCACGGCTACAACCACGACTACAACCACGGCTCAGACCAATGCTACAACCACGGCTGCAACCACGGCTCAGACCAATGCTACAACCACGGCTGCAACCACGGCTCAGACCAATGCTACAACCACGGCTGCAACCACGCCTCACACCAATGCTACAACCACGGCTGCAACCACGCCTCACACCAATGCTACAACCACGGCTGCAACCACGCCTCACACCAATGCTACAACCACGGCTGCAACCTCTACCCCGTCCCCTACAACCACAGCTCCTCCACTGCCCAACCCCACGGTCGGAGACTATTCTGTCAGGGCTGATCCCAACGCCTCCATCTGCCTGATGGCAAAGATGGGGCTCCAGTTTAGCTTCATTTCAAGTGTG GGAGCGAAAATGCAGACTATTAATGTTGATCCGAGTCCCAACGTTACAGCAGCCAATGGCACGTGTGGAAGTTTTGGTAGTGATGCTGTGCTCACGCTGACTTCTGACAAAATTGCAGTTCAGTTCACGTTTACCAAT CAGACAAATAAGTTCCACTTGAGGGTGCTGAATTTCACTGTGGACATTGGAAATG GAACCAAGTTTGTGGAAATCAACTCCAACCTGTCTCTGTGGGAGGCGTCCCTGGGCAGCTCCTACATGTGCAGGAAAGAGCAGAGCTACAACATCACGGACAAGCTCACCCTGAACACGTTTGAGCTTCAGGTCCAGCCCTTTGGTGTGATCGATGACAAGTTCAGCACAG CGGAGGAGTGCTTTCTGGATGCAGACTTGAGCTTTCTCGTGCCGATCGCTGTGGGCGTGGCTCTCGGCCTCCTAATCGTCCTTGTGCTAATCTCTTACCTGATTGGTCGGCGGAAGAGTCGCACTGGTTATCAGTCTGTATGA
- the lamp2 gene encoding lysosome-associated membrane glycoprotein 2 isoform X3, translating to MFRCVCAPLVLVVLSGVMCTDVLLSDYQWIVPTSATEETGTPLILFPHSFTDGVTDTTPTSEPTTPTVTETTPESQTTATTTTTTTAQTNATTTAATTAQTNATTTAATTAQTNATTTAATTPHTNATTTAATTPHTNATTTAATTPHTNATTTAATSTPSPTTTAPPLPNPTVGDYSVRADPNASICLMAKMGLQFSFISSVGAKMQTINVDPSPNVTAANGTCGSFGSDAVLTLTSDKIAVQFTFTNQTNKFHLRVLNFTVDIGNGTKFVEINSNLSLWEASLGSSYMCRKEQSYNITDKLTLNTFELQVQPFGVIDDKFSTALECSVDDASLLVPIIVGAALAGLILIVVIAYVIGRRKTYVGYQTL from the exons GTGTCATGTGTACTGATGTGCTTCTGTCAGACTATCAATGGATCGTTCCTACTTCAGCTACAGAAGAAACCGGTACACCACTCATCTTGTTCCCACACAGTTTTACTGATGGAGTAACAGACACCACACCTACCAGTgaacccactacacccaccgtTACTGAAACGACTCCCGAATCTCAGACCACGGCTACAACCACGACTACAACCACGGCTCAGACCAATGCTACAACCACGGCTGCAACCACGGCTCAGACCAATGCTACAACCACGGCTGCAACCACGGCTCAGACCAATGCTACAACCACGGCTGCAACCACGCCTCACACCAATGCTACAACCACGGCTGCAACCACGCCTCACACCAATGCTACAACCACGGCTGCAACCACGCCTCACACCAATGCTACAACCACGGCTGCAACCTCTACCCCGTCCCCTACAACCACAGCTCCTCCACTGCCCAACCCCACGGTCGGAGACTATTCTGTCAGGGCTGATCCCAACGCCTCCATCTGCCTGATGGCAAAGATGGGGCTCCAGTTTAGCTTCATTTCAAGTGTG GGAGCGAAAATGCAGACTATTAATGTTGATCCGAGTCCCAACGTTACAGCAGCCAATGGCACGTGTGGAAGTTTTGGTAGTGATGCTGTGCTCACGCTGACTTCTGACAAAATTGCAGTTCAGTTCACGTTTACCAAT CAGACAAATAAGTTCCACTTGAGGGTGCTGAATTTCACTGTGGACATTGGAAATG GAACCAAGTTTGTGGAAATCAACTCCAACCTGTCTCTGTGGGAGGCGTCCCTGGGCAGCTCCTACATGTGCAGGAAAGAGCAGAGCTACAACATCACGGACAAGCTCACCCTGAACACGTTTGAGCTTCAGGTCCAGCCCTTTGGTGTGATCGATGACAAGTTCAGCACAG CTCTTGAATGTTCAGTGGATGATGCCAGCCTCTTAGTCCCCATCATTGTTGGTGCAGCTCTGGCTGGCTTGATTCTCATTGTAGTGATTGCATACGTGATTGGTCGGCGTAAGACCTATGTTGGATATCAGACCCTGTAA